GCCCACAGTGGCGCCGCGTGCTAGGCGGAGGAAGGTGCGGAAGCTGTCGGCGGCGTCATTCGGGTTTGGGCCGATGAAGCCGAAGGTCATCATGGAGCGCTTGACGGACGACAGGTCGCGGCCGACGGCGTCACAGTGGGCCTGGAGCACCTCAATCTTGTGGGTGTAGTTCTCCGGGAGCATGCTGATGCAGTTCCACTCGTCGGCGTACTGGGCGGCGATGCGCATGGTCCGCTTCTCGCCGCCTCCGCCGATGAGGAGCGTCGGACGGCCCTCGGGCGGCTTGGGCAGGCAGTCGGCGTCCTGCAGCGTGTAGTAGCGGCCCTCGTAGCTGGCGGGGCCGGGGCCCCAGAGCCCTCGCATGACGTGGATGGCCTCCTCAAGGCGGCTGAGGCGCTCGCCAATGGGCGGGAAGGGGACGCCATAAGCGACGTGCTCGGACTCGTTCCAGCCCGCGCCGAGGCCCATGACGAAGCGGCCGTTGCTGAGGAGGTCGAGCTGGGCGGCCATGCGGCCGACGTTGACGGGCGGTCGGAAGGTGATTGGTGTGACCATGGGGCCGAACCGGATGCGCTGGGTCTGGAGTGCGGCCATGGCGAAGGAGAGGTAGGGCTCGAGGGAGTCCTGCTGCGGGCCGATGAAGAAGTGGTCTGAGCGGTAGACGCCAGATAGGCCGGCGTCCTCAGACCGCCTCAGGATGTTGCTCCACTTGTCCCAGGTCAGGCCGTTCTGTCCTTCCACCATCAGACTGATTTGCATGAGGGCTCCTTGTGTTCAGGTTGGGCGGCGATGGCCGCCGCACGGGGATTGTACACGCGGGAGGGCGGGAGCGGGGGTCTCCCTGATGCTCCTTCTTCAGGCTCTTTCAGCGCTTCTGGACAGCTTCGGGACGCGGTCAGGGCGTACGGATTGTGGGGTGGGAATTGTTTTCGAATATCAATTCGTAGCTGTTAGTGACATTTGTAGCTACAAAAACACATGCCTTATCCGGGAAACAATTCGTAGCTGTATTGGTCCCAAATTGCGCCGACTACGGGTGACGCGCGGGAGGTGGGCAATTCCCTGACCGAACGGCTGGCTCTGCGTGTCCATGCTTGGAGGGTATCGACGTGTGGGTTTCAGGGCAAGGAGTTCGTGTCATGGTCACGGGGGTTGGCCGCGGCGCCGCCAGTGGACGGATACCCCTGTGGTGAAGGCGGATGTCCAGCATGGGTAGAAGCCGGCGGACTGGGCGGTGCGGAGGGAGGCGTTTTGCGGGTCAGGGCGAATCGCTCGGGTCGCCGAAGGGGTCCAAGACGGGGACGCCGGTGGGTGCGAAGTGGCGGACGTTGCGGGTGACCACGGTGAGGCCGTGTTCAAGCGCTGTCGCGGCGATGAGGAGGTCGACGTCCTGATTTCCGAGAGACGCCGAGAGATGGCCCCATCGTCGTGCGGCGGCGGTGTCCACGGGCAGGATGCGGTGCGCAAACCATGCCAGAATCCGCTCGGACCAGAGCGTCAGGTCACGGGCAAAATCCGGGTTGATGGGACGCTGCAGGGCGATGCCACGTTCCACCTCGGCAACAGTCACGACGCTCATGAAAATGTCGGAGTTTCTCTGCGCCGTCAACCACGCAACAGGGCCCGGGTTCCGATCCGGGCGACGGAGGGCCGAGAGCACGTTGGTGTCGAGGAGGTACATTACAACTCGACGTCGCGGAGATTCACGGAGGGTCGTTCAAACACCTCGTCCGGCCCGTCCTTGGGGATGGCCAACAAGTGCTCGACAAAGGTGGGCGCATTGGCGGCGTCGGCGCGGCGGAGGCGTTCGTAGTCCTCGACGGCAACGACAACGACGGCGGGGGCGCCTCGCCTCGTGACCATCTGAGGCTCACCGCCGAGAGCGGCGTCCACAACCGCGCTGAAGCGGTTCTTTGCATCCTGCAATGCCCATTGAGCCATGTTTACCTTCCTGTCGAATGTTTCTGGCTAGATTATTAGGCTAGATAGAAGATTTGACAAGGGGGTGGGGATGGGGTGAGCCAGTGTTCTCTGGATACCGGCCTGCACTGGTATAACGAGGTGAGGGCGGAACGACGAGTGGGGGTGAGGGGCGCC
This DNA window, taken from Chloroflexota bacterium, encodes the following:
- a CDS encoding TIGR03560 family F420-dependent LLM class oxidoreductase, yielding MQISLMVEGQNGLTWDKWSNILRRSEDAGLSGVYRSDHFFIGPQQDSLEPYLSFAMAALQTQRIRFGPMVTPITFRPPVNVGRMAAQLDLLSNGRFVMGLGAGWNESEHVAYGVPFPPIGERLSRLEEAIHVMRGLWGPGPASYEGRYYTLQDADCLPKPPEGRPTLLIGGGGEKRTMRIAAQYADEWNCISMLPENYTHKIEVLQAHCDAVGRDLSSVKRSMMTFGFIGPNPNDAADSFRTFLRLARGATVGDIEEAARNRGMLVGDTEEVIERLGQLAELGVSEIMFQHMNFTNDAFIAYLGEEIAPRAAAL
- a CDS encoding type II toxin-antitoxin system VapC family toxin; protein product: MYLLDTNVLSALRRPDRNPGPVAWLTAQRNSDIFMSVVTVAEVERGIALQRPINPDFARDLTLWSERILAWFAHRILPVDTAAARRWGHLSASLGNQDVDLLIAATALEHGLTVVTRNVRHFAPTGVPVLDPFGDPSDSP
- a CDS encoding type II toxin-antitoxin system prevent-host-death family antitoxin encodes the protein MAQWALQDAKNRFSAVVDAALGGEPQMVTRRGAPAVVVVAVEDYERLRRADAANAPTFVEHLLAIPKDGPDEVFERPSVNLRDVEL